A stretch of Vannielia litorea DNA encodes these proteins:
- a CDS encoding enoyl-ACP reductase FabI has translation MADLMRGKRGLIMGVANDRSIAWGIAKAMATEGAELAFSYQGEAFGKRVEPLAESLGSDFLVDVDVMNDESMDAAFGLIGERWGALDFVVHAIAYSDKNELTGRFINTTRDNFKNSLCISCFSFIDVARRAAPLMKNGGTLLTLTYQGSNRVTPYYNVMGVAKAALESSVRYLANDLGPDGIRVNAISPGPMKTLAGAAIGGARKTFRLTEANAPLRANATLEAVGGTAVYLASDYGACTTGEIVRVDGGFHVLSMPQPENL, from the coding sequence ATGGCTGATTTGATGCGGGGCAAGCGCGGCCTCATCATGGGCGTGGCGAATGATCGGTCGATTGCCTGGGGCATCGCCAAGGCCATGGCCACGGAGGGCGCGGAACTCGCGTTCAGCTACCAGGGCGAGGCCTTCGGCAAGCGGGTCGAACCGCTGGCAGAGAGCCTGGGCTCCGACTTCCTGGTCGATGTCGACGTGATGAACGACGAGAGCATGGATGCGGCCTTCGGCCTGATCGGCGAACGCTGGGGCGCGCTCGACTTCGTGGTTCACGCCATCGCCTACTCCGACAAGAACGAGTTGACCGGCCGCTTCATCAATACCACGCGCGACAACTTCAAGAACTCGCTCTGCATTTCCTGCTTCTCCTTCATCGACGTGGCCCGACGCGCGGCGCCCCTTATGAAGAACGGCGGCACCCTGCTGACGCTGACCTACCAAGGGTCCAACCGGGTGACGCCCTATTACAACGTGATGGGCGTGGCCAAGGCGGCGCTGGAAAGCTCGGTGCGCTACCTCGCCAACGATCTCGGCCCGGACGGCATCCGCGTGAACGCCATCTCTCCCGGTCCGATGAAAACGCTGGCAGGCGCGGCGATCGGCGGGGCGCGCAAGACCTTCCGGCTGACCGAGGCCAACGCCCCGCTGAGGGCCAATGCCACGCTGGAGGCCGTGGGCGGAACCGCCGTCTACTTGGCCTCGGACTACGGCGCCTGCACCACGGGCGAGATCGTGCGGGTCGACGGCGGCTTTCACGTGCTCTCCATGCCGCAGCCCGAGAACCTCTGA
- a CDS encoding metalloprotease codes for MTLLIFALALCAFTAVSLRGGLVAPRGMTVHSLDSQGLMLGLAAFGLAAWFLGPLYGIALTLSVVVHEFGHVAAYRVAGHTDARFRLVPLMGGVAISNRLPDTQAESFFITLMGPGICIAPMVMGFAVSEVFAWRAPEIAHAAWVFAIVTGALNFFNLLPFWPLDGGRCVKILAQTFWPPLGRVVGMGMSAAFAATALWMQSTMLFCFALLSAQSLFSAHDEARHQRPMSKAQGGLAAAAYVFTTAAHFWGGWALLERYVL; via the coding sequence ATGACATTGCTGATCTTCGCTCTCGCGCTATGCGCCTTTACCGCCGTCTCGCTGCGTGGCGGCCTCGTGGCGCCGCGCGGGATGACCGTGCATTCGCTCGACAGCCAGGGCCTGATGCTGGGCCTTGCCGCCTTCGGTCTGGCAGCCTGGTTTCTTGGCCCGCTCTACGGCATCGCCCTCACGCTCTCGGTCGTGGTTCACGAATTCGGCCATGTCGCCGCCTACCGGGTGGCGGGCCACACCGATGCGCGCTTCCGCCTGGTTCCCCTGATGGGCGGAGTGGCCATCTCGAACCGCCTGCCCGACACCCAGGCCGAGAGCTTCTTCATCACGCTGATGGGCCCCGGCATCTGCATTGCGCCGATGGTCATGGGCTTTGCCGTTTCGGAGGTCTTTGCCTGGCGGGCACCGGAAATCGCCCATGCCGCCTGGGTCTTCGCCATCGTTACCGGGGCGCTGAACTTCTTCAACCTGCTGCCCTTCTGGCCGCTCGACGGCGGACGCTGCGTGAAGATCCTGGCGCAGACCTTCTGGCCTCCGCTGGGCCGGGTGGTGGGCATGGGCATGAGCGCGGCCTTCGCCGCTACCGCGCTGTGGATGCAATCCACCATGCTGTTCTGCTTCGCGCTGCTCTCTGCCCAGTCGCTCTTCAGCGCCCATGACGAGGCCCGCCACCAGCGGCCGATGAGCAAGGCTCAGGGTGGGCTCGCAGCCGCGGCCTATGTGTTTACCACGGCGGCCCATTTCTGGGGGGGCTGGGCGCTGCTAGAGCGGTACGTTCTGTAG
- a CDS encoding VOC family protein: MSLNHGKVWWTELMTHDAEAARAFYEATCGWRFEVVPTSGGAYHVAHAHGGRVAGIIALPESMAGVSPHWFTYLAVDDVDATVAETGDLGGELLREPFDIPHAGRIAIVKDPSGATVGLMTPVEERIGAVKGEPDGDAGLQNVPL; the protein is encoded by the coding sequence ATGTCGCTCAATCACGGCAAGGTCTGGTGGACCGAGTTGATGACCCATGACGCCGAGGCAGCGCGCGCGTTCTACGAGGCCACCTGCGGATGGCGTTTCGAGGTCGTGCCGACCTCTGGCGGCGCCTATCACGTTGCACATGCCCACGGCGGGCGCGTGGCCGGGATCATCGCTCTCCCCGAGAGCATGGCCGGGGTCTCCCCCCACTGGTTCACCTATCTCGCGGTCGATGACGTGGATGCCACCGTGGCGGAGACCGGTGACCTGGGAGGTGAACTCCTGCGCGAACCCTTCGACATTCCGCACGCGGGGCGCATCGCGATCGTCAAGGATCCGTCCGGAGCCACCGTGGGGCTGATGACGCCCGTCGAAGAGCGGATCGGCGCGGTGAAGGGCGAACCGGACGGCGACGCGGGCCTACAGAACGTACCGCTCTAG
- a CDS encoding haloacid dehalogenase type II — MTIKACVFDAYGTLFDVSAAAREAAAEPGRESLAACWQALAETWRNKQLGYSWLRAITGAHADFWQVTGEALDYAMEEQGLDDAELRERLLALYFELSAYPEVPEMLGTLKAAGFATAILSNGSPDMLMGAVTSAGIGELLDAVISVEDVGVFKPDRSVYDLVGTTLNVTSAEVLFVSSNGWDAAAGAGYGFNTAWVNRSGLPLDRLPWQPSHVLTDLTPIPDLAGRL; from the coding sequence ATGACGATCAAGGCCTGCGTTTTCGATGCCTATGGCACTTTGTTCGACGTTTCGGCGGCGGCCCGGGAGGCGGCGGCAGAACCGGGACGGGAGAGCCTCGCAGCCTGCTGGCAGGCGCTGGCCGAGACCTGGCGCAACAAGCAGCTCGGCTACAGCTGGCTGCGGGCGATCACCGGTGCACATGCCGATTTCTGGCAGGTGACCGGCGAGGCGCTGGACTATGCGATGGAGGAGCAAGGGCTCGACGACGCAGAGCTGCGCGAGCGGCTGCTGGCGCTTTACTTCGAGCTGTCAGCCTACCCGGAAGTGCCTGAAATGCTTGGCACCTTGAAGGCCGCAGGCTTTGCCACCGCCATCCTCTCCAACGGATCGCCCGACATGCTGATGGGCGCCGTCACCTCCGCCGGGATCGGCGAGCTGCTCGACGCGGTGATCTCGGTCGAGGATGTGGGCGTGTTCAAGCCCGACCGCAGCGTTTACGACCTGGTAGGAACCACCCTGAACGTGACTTCCGCCGAGGTGCTCTTTGTCTCCTCCAACGGCTGGGATGCCGCCGCCGGCGCGGGCTACGGCTTCAACACCGCCTGGGTCAACCGGTCGGGCCTGCCGTTGGACCGCCTGCCCTGGCAACCTAGCCATGTGCTCACGGATCTCACCCCTATTCCCGACCTTGCAGGAAGGCTCTGA
- a CDS encoding alpha/beta fold hydrolase yields MPSFTTSDGTRIHYRDEGEGLPLLCLAGLTRNASDFDYVAPHLTGCRLICPDYRGRGGSGWSGAATYTVPQEARDQLELLDHLGLGRVAILGTSRGGLIGMGLAAMHRDKVMGLCLNDVGPALNRDGLERIFDYVGRNPAAKTHAVLAAAYPGAMPGFVNVPPERWLEEARKHYDETPEGLKINYDPALRQAFLAAFEGDIPEAWPLFEALEGLPLALIRGENSDLLTQDAARKMRQVHPEMIYAEVPDRAHIPFLDEPEALKALDQWLEKMR; encoded by the coding sequence ATGCCCAGCTTCACCACCTCGGATGGCACTCGTATTCACTACCGTGACGAGGGCGAGGGCCTGCCGCTCCTCTGCCTCGCGGGTCTCACCCGCAATGCGAGCGACTTCGACTACGTGGCCCCGCACCTCACCGGCTGCCGCCTGATCTGCCCCGATTACCGGGGCCGCGGCGGCTCGGGCTGGTCGGGGGCCGCGACCTACACGGTGCCGCAGGAGGCCAGGGACCAGCTCGAACTGCTCGACCACCTCGGCCTCGGCCGGGTCGCCATTCTGGGCACGTCGCGCGGCGGGCTCATCGGCATGGGCCTCGCGGCGATGCACCGCGACAAGGTGATGGGCCTCTGCCTCAACGACGTCGGCCCCGCGCTCAACCGCGACGGGCTGGAGCGGATCTTCGATTACGTCGGCCGCAACCCGGCGGCAAAGACTCACGCCGTTCTGGCCGCAGCCTACCCCGGCGCAATGCCGGGTTTCGTTAACGTGCCGCCCGAACGCTGGCTCGAAGAGGCGCGGAAACATTACGATGAGACACCGGAAGGGTTGAAAATCAATTACGATCCCGCCCTGAGGCAAGCGTTTCTGGCCGCCTTCGAGGGCGATATTCCCGAGGCCTGGCCGCTCTTCGAGGCGCTCGAAGGCCTGCCGCTGGCGCTGATCCGGGGCGAGAACTCCGACCTGCTCACACAGGACGCGGCGCGCAAGATGCGGCAGGTCCACCCCGAGATGATCTATGCCGAGGTGCCGGACCGCGCGCATATCCCCTTTCTGGACGAGCCCGAGGCGCTGAAGGCGCTCGATCAATGGCTGGAGAAAATGCGTTGA
- a CDS encoding threonine ammonia-lyase: MAGENALNFQMIEAAAGRLAGHVRETPLLNSPFIDAIAGRRVWVKAECLQHTGSFKFRGGWSAVSALEGAGGVLAYSSGNHAQGVAAAARAHGREAVIVMPEDAPAVKIANTRAYGAEVVLYDRATGDREAIGAELAEARGLTLIRPYDEPLVIAGQGTCGLEIARQAAEAGVTGGDVIVCCGGGGLTSGIALALERTAPGFRVRPAEPEGFDDVARSLASGMIQKNNALGGSICDAIVTPQPGELTFPIMQRLCGPGVAVSDEEALRAVAQAFLRLKIVVEPGGAVALASALFQGDAIEGEDVVVVVSGGNVDAGVFAEAIRTYGDAA; the protein is encoded by the coding sequence ATGGCTGGAGAAAATGCGTTGAATTTTCAGATGATAGAGGCCGCCGCCGGGCGGCTTGCGGGCCATGTGCGCGAAACACCCCTGCTGAACTCGCCCTTCATCGACGCGATCGCCGGGCGGCGCGTGTGGGTGAAGGCCGAATGCCTTCAGCACACCGGGAGCTTCAAGTTTCGGGGCGGGTGGTCGGCGGTTTCGGCGCTGGAGGGCGCGGGCGGCGTGCTGGCCTATTCATCGGGGAACCATGCGCAGGGCGTCGCTGCGGCGGCGCGGGCGCATGGGCGCGAGGCGGTGATCGTGATGCCTGAGGATGCACCTGCCGTGAAGATCGCGAATACAAGGGCTTACGGCGCCGAGGTGGTGCTTTATGACCGCGCCACCGGCGACCGCGAGGCGATCGGCGCGGAGCTGGCCGAGGCGCGGGGGCTCACGCTGATCCGGCCCTATGACGAGCCGCTGGTGATTGCCGGGCAGGGCACCTGCGGGCTGGAGATTGCCCGGCAGGCGGCCGAAGCGGGGGTGACCGGGGGCGACGTGATTGTGTGCTGCGGCGGCGGCGGGCTGACCTCGGGGATCGCGCTGGCGCTCGAGCGGACCGCGCCGGGCTTCAGGGTGCGACCGGCGGAACCCGAGGGCTTTGACGATGTGGCGCGCTCGCTGGCGAGCGGAATGATCCAGAAAAACAACGCCTTGGGGGGCTCGATCTGCGATGCCATCGTGACCCCGCAACCGGGCGAGCTGACCTTTCCGATCATGCAGAGGCTCTGTGGGCCGGGGGTGGCGGTAAGCGACGAAGAGGCGCTCAGGGCGGTGGCCCAGGCCTTCTTGCGGCTGAAGATCGTGGTCGAGCCGGGCGGTGCCGTGGCGCTGGCCTCGGCGCTGTTTCAAGGCGATGCGATCGAGGGCGAGGATGTTGTGGTCGTGGTCAGCGGCGGCAACGTGGACGCAGGCGTTTTTGCCGAGGCGATAAGGACTTACGGAGACGCCGCATGA